AGGCCGGCGCGGGCGGGTCTTGCAGGGGCTCGTTGCCGGTGTCGGTGGATGGGTTGTCTGCGGTCATGAAAAGCGTCCGAAATTGAGGCGCACCCGGCGCGATCCGGACCGGTTTTCAGTGCGGAAGCGACTTACAGGAAAGTGTGAGGTATGTTGCGTAGGTGCCTAAAAAGCTTTGCCTTTTTGTCGTTTCGGCTCGCTACAATTCGCCACCATTGTAGTGAAGCCTGACTCACAAAGTGACTGAACCGCGTACCTGGATGTGCCTTATCTGTGGATGGATCTACGACGAGGCGGCCGGGGACCCGGAGCATGGTATCGCTCCGGGCACGCCATGGGATGCGGTGCCGATGAACTGGACCTGTCCGGAATGCGGCGCCCGCAAGGAAGACTTCGAAATGGTGCAGATCTGAGCGTACCCACGAGGGCGGCTTCGGAAACTGATACCCACGTCGTTAGGAGAATGCTCAGTGAGCATTGAAGCCCCCGCCAACGCACCGGGCGTGAAGGTGCTGGTCATCGATGACAGCAACACCATCCGCCGCAGCGCGGAGATCTTTTTGAAGCAGGGTGGCTACCAGGTGCTGCTCGCCGAGGACGGC
The Piscinibacter sp. XHJ-5 DNA segment above includes these coding regions:
- a CDS encoding rubredoxin; its protein translation is MTEPRTWMCLICGWIYDEAAGDPEHGIAPGTPWDAVPMNWTCPECGARKEDFEMVQI